A single region of the Enterococcus mundtii genome encodes:
- a CDS encoding DUF4355 domain-containing protein produces MKSKKFLLPMKLQFFSEDPEGGTPPEGGQGETPPDPEKPEGGKTFSRDEVSKMLNAERDKIKKELEDKQAEAEKLAKMNAEEKAKHEKQQLEEKVAKLEREAALKEMASEASKMLSEAELPHDEDLIELVTREDAEETKQAIEVITSFVSKIKKENARQTPPAAGGQFSSSDKNRNTTKAEMAKEVRIIK; encoded by the coding sequence ATGAAGAGTAAGAAATTTTTATTGCCGATGAAACTGCAGTTTTTCTCAGAGGATCCAGAAGGCGGCACACCTCCAGAGGGTGGACAAGGTGAAACACCACCTGATCCAGAAAAGCCAGAGGGTGGAAAAACCTTTTCTCGCGATGAAGTATCCAAAATGCTGAATGCCGAACGTGACAAAATCAAAAAAGAGCTTGAAGACAAACAGGCCGAAGCAGAAAAACTCGCTAAAATGAACGCCGAAGAAAAAGCGAAGCATGAGAAGCAACAGCTCGAAGAGAAAGTCGCTAAGCTTGAGCGAGAAGCAGCTTTGAAAGAAATGGCGTCAGAAGCATCTAAAATGCTGTCAGAAGCTGAGTTGCCGCACGATGAGGATTTGATCGAATTGGTTACTAGAGAAGATGCAGAAGAAACAAAACAGGCGATAGAAGTGATTACCTCGTTTGTCTCTAAGATCAAGAAAGAAAATGCACGCCAAACACCACCTGCTGCAGGAGGACAGTTTTCTAGCAGCGACAAAAACAGGAACACCACCAAAGCTGAAATGGCTAAGGAAGTAAGAATTATCAAATAG
- a CDS encoding minor capsid protein, giving the protein MGTMTYWKKREQEWIQQQIKSEGAINRQIATKYQEALDQIEKEIKANWGNFAGKNGITIAEAKKATSEMDVKAYQRKAKRYVREKNFSNTANTEMKLHNLTMRVNRLELLKSQIGLELIALSDDMQKFTADILTKAGLAEARRRAGIMNENIFSGYTKFVRQLARASFHGATFSQRIWSNMTVLKAELDRLLTMSIIQGKHPNMMARQLRDLFNVKRYEAERLMRTETARIQLGVQLESYKQYGVKHYIYIAEPSACSVCAELADKVFAVADFEIGTNAPPIHPNCQCSTAPYVKKDGG; this is encoded by the coding sequence GTGGGGACGATGACATATTGGAAGAAGAGGGAACAGGAGTGGATCCAGCAACAGATCAAGAGTGAAGGAGCAATAAATCGTCAGATTGCTACAAAGTATCAGGAAGCACTCGATCAGATTGAAAAAGAGATCAAGGCAAACTGGGGCAATTTTGCTGGTAAGAACGGAATAACAATCGCTGAAGCTAAAAAGGCTACGTCTGAGATGGATGTAAAAGCATACCAGCGTAAAGCAAAGCGGTACGTTCGAGAAAAGAATTTCTCCAACACTGCTAACACAGAGATGAAGCTACACAATCTGACAATGCGGGTCAATCGCTTAGAGCTTCTTAAGTCTCAAATAGGACTTGAGTTGATTGCCTTATCTGACGATATGCAAAAATTTACTGCAGACATTCTGACTAAAGCTGGGCTTGCAGAGGCTCGCCGCCGAGCTGGTATTATGAATGAAAATATCTTTTCCGGTTACACAAAGTTTGTGAGACAGCTAGCTAGAGCCTCGTTTCACGGTGCGACTTTCTCACAACGTATTTGGTCGAACATGACCGTGCTGAAAGCTGAACTAGATCGCCTGTTAACTATGTCAATCATCCAAGGGAAACATCCTAACATGATGGCTAGACAGCTTCGGGATTTATTCAACGTTAAAAGGTACGAAGCAGAAAGGCTTATGCGCACCGAAACAGCGAGGATACAGTTAGGTGTGCAGCTAGAAAGCTACAAGCAATACGGCGTAAAACATTATATCTACATCGCCGAACCATCTGCATGCAGTGTTTGTGCAGAGCTTGCTGACAAAGTCTTTGCTGTTGCGGACTTTGAGATTGGCACGAATGCGCCGCCAATTCATCCAAACTGCCAATGCAGCACAGCACCATATGTCAAAAAAGACGGAGGTTAA
- a CDS encoding phage portal protein, producing MNKVNEFEYGIGTRTAVGVTTNYVDFSVDSNVHYRYKSADDLLSNLDVLAAMIRHHQEHQVPRLETLDAYYKAKNSNILRNRRRKEKDKADHRSSHNFGKVLATFDVGYNTGNPIKIQVNEGKPQDAVDEFNLNNDIDGHNTEIWLDMVKYGRAYEIIHRGKDDEDHIDLSNVFETFVVYDTNVRREPIAAVRYPKTRFGDHGDQMFFQPIVYTADKVVTFDETNLATLELKNPDEQPHEYKEVQITEFAPNRFRMGIYEDVLSLIDLYDAGQSDTANYMTDLNDALLVINGDLDSDKYSTEDVLKQRDANILMLESGTDINGNKTSVTAGYIYKQYDVAGVEAYKDRIRADIHEMSMVPDLTDQNFSSNQSGEAMKHKLFGFEQMTSVKQRLFKKGLIRRYRLLFNLRAGINELSNTELNDIKVTFVPNMPKAILEELKALVEAGAEISQETMLGLASFIDSVKDEMERVAEERPSTPKAPDYPEQFGGGDDDILEEEGTGVDPATDQE from the coding sequence ATCAATAAAGTAAATGAATTCGAATACGGTATAGGGACTAGAACAGCCGTAGGAGTTACTACAAATTACGTAGATTTTAGCGTTGATTCAAACGTACACTATCGCTATAAAAGTGCAGACGATTTACTTAGTAATCTCGATGTTTTAGCTGCTATGATTAGACATCACCAAGAACATCAAGTACCTCGCTTAGAAACACTGGATGCCTATTACAAAGCAAAGAACAGTAATATCTTGCGAAATAGACGACGAAAAGAAAAAGATAAGGCTGATCATCGAAGTTCTCACAATTTTGGGAAAGTACTTGCCACTTTTGATGTTGGGTATAACACAGGTAATCCGATTAAGATACAAGTAAACGAAGGAAAACCACAGGATGCTGTTGATGAGTTTAATTTAAATAACGATATTGATGGTCATAACACTGAGATATGGCTCGATATGGTTAAATACGGGAGAGCCTATGAAATTATTCATCGAGGAAAAGATGATGAAGATCACATAGATCTTTCGAATGTTTTTGAGACGTTCGTTGTATATGACACAAATGTCAGACGCGAGCCAATTGCCGCAGTAAGATATCCAAAGACTCGTTTTGGAGATCATGGTGATCAGATGTTTTTCCAGCCAATCGTATATACAGCGGATAAGGTTGTGACTTTTGATGAGACGAATTTAGCAACATTAGAATTAAAAAATCCAGATGAACAGCCCCACGAGTACAAGGAAGTACAAATCACTGAGTTTGCACCGAATCGTTTTAGAATGGGGATCTATGAAGATGTGTTATCACTAATTGATTTATACGATGCTGGGCAATCTGATACTGCCAACTATATGACAGATCTTAACGACGCACTTTTAGTAATAAACGGGGATCTTGACTCAGATAAGTACTCGACGGAAGACGTACTAAAGCAAAGAGATGCCAATATACTTATGCTGGAATCCGGCACCGACATTAACGGAAATAAGACGAGTGTAACAGCTGGTTATATTTACAAGCAGTATGACGTTGCAGGTGTGGAAGCATATAAAGACCGTATTAGGGCAGATATACACGAGATGTCAATGGTCCCAGATCTAACAGATCAGAACTTTTCGAGTAACCAGTCAGGAGAAGCGATGAAGCATAAGCTTTTCGGATTCGAACAGATGACCTCAGTGAAGCAACGATTATTTAAAAAAGGGCTTATTCGTCGTTATCGTCTATTGTTTAATTTGCGTGCAGGAATCAATGAGTTGTCTAATACGGAACTTAATGACATCAAAGTGACGTTCGTACCTAACATGCCAAAAGCAATCTTAGAAGAGCTTAAAGCGTTAGTTGAAGCAGGAGCTGAAATTAGCCAAGAAACAATGTTAGGACTCGCATCTTTCATCGACAGCGTCAAAGACGAGATGGAAAGGGTGGCAGAAGAGCGCCCAAGCACTCCGAAGGCTCCAGACTATCCTGAGCAGTTCGGAGGTGGGGACGATGACATATTGGAAGAAGAGGGAACAGGAGTGGATCCAGCAACAGATCAAGAGTGA
- a CDS encoding DUF3168 domain-containing protein translates to MIKKMPDQEIFDEVYKLCRRFTENVFDHRPANETSYPFVDIGATYITNFPTKSAIKGTVTIDLNVWGLAQQRKSVSDLANQIFLASLEMRETPNYFISTDIQSSTITLREDNSTNTRLWRGMLSLSINF, encoded by the coding sequence ATGATTAAAAAAATGCCCGATCAAGAGATTTTTGATGAAGTATACAAGCTCTGCCGAAGGTTCACAGAAAATGTTTTTGATCATCGCCCTGCCAACGAAACATCTTATCCTTTCGTTGATATAGGAGCCACCTATATTACTAACTTCCCTACCAAATCAGCAATAAAAGGGACGGTAACGATCGATCTAAATGTATGGGGTTTGGCGCAACAAAGAAAATCTGTTTCTGATTTAGCTAATCAAATATTTTTAGCATCCTTAGAAATGAGAGAAACACCGAACTATTTCATATCTACTGATATACAATCATCAACAATCACATTAAGAGAGGATAACAGCACTAATACCAGACTTTGGCGTGGGATGTTAAGCCTCTCTATAAATTTTTAG
- a CDS encoding tape measure protein has product MEQYSVKAILSAIDSGFTSTMGGAKKSMSGLEDNTQKTNMSIMKMAAGAAVFKGLTIATNVLTASVGKAVDRYDTLNSYPRVLEQLGYSTMEADSSTRKLSEGINGLPTSLDEVVSTAQRLTILTGNLEDSTDLTIALNNAFLASGSSSAQASRGTEQYITMLSRGEVNLTSWRTLQETMGYALSETAKKMGIASGDANELYDALNDGLFTFDEFSAALIECSEQAGGFAEVALTASEGVRTSFENVKTSVVRNLANIIEAFDDMLVDVTGLNIAGHLNKLKDVVDTSMGAMTKVIKVFGSTLSTLLPIVKPLTPALVGMATAIAVSKVVSKANNAIAGYRITLAAFNATTLSTSSAVAAATAKKKAHTIATQHGISVTKARLAAGKLVTAGYAKETAGIKMITAVQSAYNAVKFRALADSRAGVAINALDMASAAAKIAVDKAKLAITVANTAASAAHSKAILAGTGATIASTAANIAFGKSLLLAMGPIGWVIGGVGALAGGLYTLVKRFGSGTEEGKKFKKELKDLSKATDKAVNSAQSNAEAHKENITQINASAGASQKLAKRVQDLANKENKSAGEKAQLKALTEQLNDAVPGLNAAYDEQADSLNLTEEAMSNYIETMKKQAEAQAYQDRLKQAIEDELTLREQRNALLVKQKEIEDDGNISLRERNKLEKEVAEQLGEVEGALTDATAATEYYGEVVAEAHEKAASAVEKSTEQARISFEDLSESQQAAVSTLIDRYDALAKGAQNAFEKMRHETEETTQSMLETLNHNATQTEKYGENLAKLHERAGKGSHENFTKWLDTMTEDNAAELAVLVQLTDEEMKQYEEALERGAAAGVSAASAETGLGFEEIAEKIGVFASEMPKTLREKMEAEMPGVGAAIPDGMKIGIEEGKEGCVDAAREMMNQLIQASKDEAGVNSPSRVYKEMGGHLIDGLVLGIDGKQSNGVTAMQKVLQAMQKAVDAESKSMAKSFDQIVTGADNSLSKLANVARKSMSDMESQFQSGSRTSQTTMRNLSNQLVQAFNRTPSQMQNIGRNIMNSLNIGLQSQQGRVQTTASQTHTRIIQAFNRTPSQMQSIGRNSMSNLNNGMRSTQGGAISTASNTNSRIVSTFNGLPSQLNQSGRNAMAGLTAGINAGAGGAIAAANRVANQVSATINKALDINSPSRVTKESGAFASEGLEVGLLSRINNVASAARRVSDTLLDNIVSGVDIAANLRVASPGKGLAESNIGKNQMFLNPIHIVNKMILDGEEIASSTNHILANDYDRLNYTAGGGIYD; this is encoded by the coding sequence ATGGAACAGTATAGTGTTAAAGCGATTCTTTCTGCTATAGATAGCGGTTTTACCAGCACAATGGGCGGTGCAAAGAAATCTATGTCTGGTTTAGAAGACAATACACAAAAAACGAACATGTCAATCATGAAAATGGCTGCAGGAGCTGCTGTTTTTAAAGGATTAACAATTGCAACAAACGTGCTAACCGCCTCCGTTGGTAAAGCAGTCGATCGCTACGACACCTTAAACTCGTATCCACGTGTGTTGGAACAATTAGGTTACAGCACCATGGAAGCTGACAGCTCTACCCGTAAGCTATCAGAAGGAATTAACGGTCTGCCTACATCACTAGATGAGGTTGTTAGCACTGCACAGCGCTTAACGATCTTAACTGGGAATTTAGAGGATTCAACTGACTTGACTATTGCACTAAATAACGCTTTCCTTGCGAGCGGATCCTCATCAGCGCAAGCGTCACGAGGCACAGAACAATACATCACCATGCTTAGTCGTGGTGAGGTTAATCTGACATCGTGGCGAACACTGCAGGAAACGATGGGCTATGCCTTGAGTGAGACAGCGAAAAAAATGGGAATAGCTTCAGGAGACGCAAACGAACTTTATGATGCTCTTAATGATGGACTGTTCACTTTTGATGAATTTAGCGCAGCGCTGATTGAATGTTCGGAACAAGCAGGAGGTTTTGCAGAAGTCGCTTTGACAGCTTCTGAGGGTGTCCGTACATCGTTTGAGAATGTGAAGACCTCGGTTGTACGTAACCTAGCCAATATCATCGAAGCTTTTGACGACATGCTTGTCGATGTGACTGGGCTTAATATTGCTGGTCATTTGAACAAACTAAAAGATGTGGTGGACACCTCTATGGGTGCTATGACAAAGGTAATTAAGGTTTTTGGTTCAACTTTGTCTACACTTTTACCGATTGTAAAACCTTTGACACCTGCACTGGTAGGGATGGCTACTGCAATTGCGGTTAGTAAGGTCGTATCAAAAGCCAACAATGCAATTGCTGGGTATCGGATTACCCTAGCAGCATTTAACGCGACAACACTTTCAACGAGCAGTGCAGTTGCCGCAGCTACTGCCAAGAAAAAAGCTCATACGATTGCGACGCAACACGGGATTAGTGTGACAAAAGCAAGATTGGCAGCTGGAAAACTCGTAACCGCAGGGTACGCAAAAGAGACAGCGGGGATTAAGATGATCACTGCCGTTCAAAGCGCTTATAATGCCGTAAAATTCCGAGCACTTGCTGACAGCAGAGCAGGGGTCGCAATAAATGCGCTTGATATGGCTTCAGCAGCGGCAAAAATTGCAGTAGATAAAGCCAAGTTGGCTATCACAGTAGCCAATACTGCAGCTTCAGCAGCACATAGCAAGGCTATATTAGCGGGAACAGGTGCCACAATCGCATCTACAGCCGCTAACATTGCTTTCGGAAAATCTCTTTTGTTGGCCATGGGGCCAATTGGATGGGTGATTGGTGGAGTCGGGGCATTAGCCGGTGGGCTCTATACTTTGGTCAAACGGTTCGGATCGGGCACTGAGGAAGGTAAGAAATTCAAAAAAGAATTAAAAGACCTTTCGAAAGCCACTGATAAAGCCGTCAATTCGGCGCAAAGTAACGCAGAAGCGCATAAAGAAAACATTACGCAAATTAATGCGAGCGCCGGAGCAAGCCAAAAGCTGGCGAAAAGAGTGCAGGACCTAGCTAACAAAGAAAATAAGTCAGCCGGAGAAAAAGCGCAATTAAAAGCTTTAACAGAACAGTTAAACGATGCTGTTCCCGGACTGAATGCAGCATATGATGAACAAGCAGATAGCTTAAATCTGACCGAAGAAGCTATGAGCAACTACATTGAGACGATGAAAAAACAAGCAGAAGCCCAAGCCTATCAGGACCGATTGAAACAGGCCATTGAGGACGAACTTACCCTCAGAGAACAGCGAAACGCTTTGTTGGTTAAGCAGAAAGAAATTGAAGATGATGGAAACATCTCTCTACGTGAACGTAACAAGCTAGAGAAAGAAGTAGCCGAACAGCTTGGAGAAGTCGAGGGGGCTTTGACAGATGCTACTGCAGCCACAGAATATTATGGCGAAGTTGTCGCAGAAGCGCATGAAAAAGCAGCAAGCGCCGTTGAGAAATCGACAGAACAAGCCAGAATCAGTTTTGAGGACTTGTCTGAATCCCAGCAAGCAGCAGTCTCTACGCTTATTGATCGCTACGATGCCCTTGCTAAGGGAGCTCAGAATGCCTTCGAGAAAATGCGTCATGAAACAGAAGAAACTACACAATCCATGCTCGAAACATTGAATCACAATGCGACGCAAACAGAAAAGTACGGTGAAAACTTAGCAAAGCTTCATGAACGTGCAGGCAAAGGGAGCCATGAGAATTTTACAAAATGGCTTGACACCATGACCGAAGACAATGCGGCCGAGCTAGCAGTGCTAGTTCAGTTGACTGACGAGGAAATGAAGCAATACGAAGAGGCTCTTGAGCGCGGGGCTGCGGCTGGTGTGTCAGCGGCTTCTGCTGAAACCGGACTAGGGTTTGAAGAAATAGCTGAAAAAATAGGTGTGTTTGCCTCTGAAATGCCTAAAACTTTACGAGAAAAAATGGAAGCGGAAATGCCAGGTGTAGGAGCGGCAATTCCTGACGGAATGAAAATAGGAATTGAAGAAGGTAAAGAAGGTTGTGTAGATGCTGCACGAGAAATGATGAATCAGCTTATTCAGGCGTCAAAAGACGAAGCAGGTGTCAATAGTCCTTCACGAGTATACAAAGAAATGGGTGGTCACTTAATCGATGGCCTTGTTCTTGGCATTGATGGTAAGCAATCAAACGGTGTAACTGCTATGCAAAAAGTACTACAAGCTATGCAAAAAGCTGTTGATGCAGAAAGCAAGTCGATGGCAAAAAGTTTTGATCAGATTGTCACAGGAGCTGACAACTCACTTTCTAAGCTTGCAAATGTTGCCAGAAAATCAATGTCCGACATGGAAAGTCAATTTCAGTCGGGATCAAGGACTTCTCAAACTACAATGAGAAATCTGTCAAACCAACTTGTTCAGGCCTTTAATCGCACACCAAGTCAGATGCAGAACATTGGTAGAAACATTATGAATAGCTTAAACATAGGGTTACAATCGCAGCAAGGACGTGTCCAAACAACAGCTAGTCAGACACACACAAGAATCATACAAGCATTCAATCGTACACCAAGCCAAATGCAATCAATTGGTCGAAATAGCATGAGTAATTTAAATAATGGGATGCGATCGACTCAAGGCGGGGCAATCAGCACTGCTTCAAATACTAATAGTCGTATCGTAAGCACATTTAACGGCTTACCAAGTCAGCTTAATCAGTCAGGACGAAATGCCATGGCAGGACTAACTGCTGGTATTAATGCTGGTGCAGGTGGAGCAATTGCCGCTGCTAATCGTGTAGCAAATCAGGTATCAGCAACAATCAACAAAGCACTCGATATTAACAGTCCCTCAAGAGTAACTAAGGAAAGTGGGGCATTTGCATCGGAAGGGCTTGAAGTTGGTCTATTAAGTCGTATTAACAACGTTGCATCAGCTGCAAGACGTGTATCTGATACGCTACTTGATAACATAGTTTCTGGAGTAGACATAGCGGCTAATTTACGTGTGGCTTCGCCTGGAAAAGGACTGGCAGAAAGCAACATCGGAAAAAATCAAATGTTCCTAAATCCTATTCACATTGTAAATAAAATGATTCTTGATGGGGAAGAAATCGCTAGCTCAACTAATCATATTTTAGCTAACGATTATGACAGGTTAAACTATACTGCAGGAGGAGGCATCTATGATTAA
- a CDS encoding phage major capsid protein: protein MKNKRLMNMNLQYFAQTWNPDHVLVHEMKDGTIPDEYNTLILKETMENSKVMQLARFEEMQGREKKFEFFAEGPGAYWVGEGEKIKTSTAKWLQVTMETRKLGVILPVSREYLNYKMSDFFAQMHPRIAEAFYKKFDEAVLLDINNPFNQSMQESVSEAGNIVTGPLDFDTILDLEDTLEEHEIEANAYISNRKNRRELREASKVIGGNTELAYDRSNNTINGLPVVDFASLPKGELFAGDFDYMRYGIPYNINFKISEEAQLSTIKNEDGSPVNLFEQELFALRATMDVAFMIIKDEAFAKIEPDEASEKTRSGKDLNKSEIKMILDEQGIDYTDKDTKDELLAKLGE, encoded by the coding sequence ATGAAAAACAAACGCTTAATGAACATGAATCTCCAGTATTTCGCACAAACTTGGAACCCGGATCACGTCTTAGTCCACGAAATGAAGGACGGGACAATCCCAGATGAATACAACACATTAATCTTAAAAGAAACGATGGAAAACTCGAAGGTGATGCAGCTAGCACGATTTGAGGAAATGCAGGGCCGAGAAAAGAAATTTGAATTCTTTGCCGAAGGACCAGGCGCATACTGGGTCGGCGAGGGTGAAAAAATCAAAACCAGCACAGCTAAATGGCTACAAGTCACAATGGAGACACGGAAACTCGGGGTCATCCTACCCGTATCCCGAGAATATTTGAACTACAAGATGTCGGACTTTTTTGCACAGATGCATCCGCGGATTGCCGAAGCATTTTATAAAAAGTTTGACGAAGCGGTGTTGTTAGACATTAATAACCCGTTCAATCAATCCATGCAAGAATCGGTGTCAGAAGCAGGAAATATTGTCACTGGACCTTTAGACTTTGATACGATTTTAGATTTAGAAGACACGCTAGAAGAGCACGAAATCGAAGCGAACGCCTATATCTCTAACCGTAAAAATCGACGCGAATTGCGAGAAGCGTCTAAGGTAATCGGCGGCAATACAGAATTAGCATATGATCGAAGCAACAATACGATCAACGGTTTGCCCGTTGTTGATTTTGCTTCGCTACCAAAAGGTGAGCTATTTGCAGGCGATTTTGATTACATGCGCTACGGTATTCCGTATAACATCAATTTTAAAATCTCAGAGGAAGCTCAGCTATCTACCATCAAGAATGAAGATGGATCTCCTGTTAACTTGTTTGAGCAAGAGCTATTTGCGTTGCGTGCTACGATGGATGTCGCATTTATGATCATTAAAGACGAGGCTTTTGCCAAAATTGAGCCTGACGAAGCCTCAGAGAAAACACGATCAGGCAAAGATCTTAATAAATCCGAAATCAAGATGATCTTAGATGAGCAAGGTATTGATTATACGGATAAGGACACAAAAGACGAGTTACTTGCAAAGCTAGGTGAGTAA
- a CDS encoding phage head-tail connector protein: protein MSVSEDVKTLLSGTVEERLTTIEKRTKERLTSLLGASDLPKEFESILYEVTLKRFNRIGQEGMTSFDQEGLKMTFPESDFAEYDREIEAYKRKELDEFFKPRRGRIGFF, encoded by the coding sequence ATGTCGGTGAGTGAAGACGTTAAAACCTTATTATCTGGTACCGTAGAAGAAAGGCTCACTACAATTGAAAAAAGAACAAAAGAGCGTCTGACATCACTGTTGGGCGCTTCTGATTTGCCCAAAGAATTTGAGTCTATTCTTTATGAGGTAACCTTGAAACGATTCAATCGTATTGGACAAGAGGGAATGACCTCGTTTGACCAAGAAGGACTTAAAATGACCTTTCCAGAGTCAGATTTTGCCGAGTACGACCGTGAGATTGAAGCGTATAAGCGTAAAGAACTTGATGAGTTTTTTAAGCCACGCAGAGGAAGGATTGGATTCTTTTGA
- a CDS encoding tail assembly chaperone, with translation MEITIKEKVYNFVFGFGFLQEINRRNQVYLDNGVTMNAGVENTVFNLLGGDTETLITALHIANATEKPQISIDDLAEHIAEHEDTDFFTMVFDELKKSVFTKKKATEIEKEMQKFEKRAKVKARKNK, from the coding sequence ATGGAAATCACAATTAAAGAAAAAGTATATAATTTCGTATTTGGATTTGGCTTCTTACAAGAAATCAACCGACGTAATCAAGTGTATTTGGATAACGGCGTCACAATGAATGCAGGTGTAGAAAATACCGTTTTTAATCTTTTAGGCGGAGATACAGAGACATTGATTACCGCATTACACATTGCTAATGCAACAGAAAAACCACAGATCAGTATCGATGATCTAGCGGAACATATCGCTGAACATGAAGACACAGATTTCTTCACCATGGTATTCGATGAGTTAAAAAAGTCGGTATTTACCAAGAAAAAAGCGACCGAAATAGAAAAGGAAATGCAGAAATTCGAGAAGCGAGCCAAAGTGAAGGCACGCAAGAACAAGTAG
- a CDS encoding phage major tail protein, TP901-1 family, giving the protein MVKDTQPIGKTTAKTTTATELQAVKGIDVILLFRLLKDAEKEPAGKLAFQTDHEHGKTKDSESTPTKDGPIRVPGVLDISFSCTSILSLGDPMVDKLEEALDNDDIVEIWEINKAESNGKGKFKATYYQGYVTGFSKSPAAEGNVELSLDFGVNGTGAKGFATLTDDQSTIVQYAFRDTIAGSKPEPEPEEK; this is encoded by the coding sequence ATGGTAAAAGACACACAACCTATTGGTAAAACAACAGCAAAGACCACTACAGCAACTGAATTGCAGGCCGTAAAGGGGATCGATGTTATCCTCCTGTTCCGTCTTCTAAAAGATGCAGAAAAAGAACCTGCTGGAAAGCTTGCTTTTCAAACAGATCATGAACATGGCAAGACAAAAGATAGTGAATCTACACCAACTAAAGATGGTCCTATTCGAGTTCCTGGAGTTTTGGATATCAGTTTTTCTTGTACGTCTATTTTATCGTTAGGTGATCCAATGGTAGATAAATTGGAAGAGGCTTTGGATAACGATGATATTGTCGAAATCTGGGAAATCAACAAAGCAGAATCAAACGGGAAGGGTAAATTTAAGGCTACTTATTACCAAGGCTATGTAACTGGGTTCAGTAAAAGCCCGGCAGCCGAAGGGAATGTTGAGTTGTCGTTAGATTTTGGTGTCAATGGGACTGGCGCAAAAGGATTCGCAACGCTGACAGATGACCAATCTACGATTGTTCAATACGCTTTCCGAGACACTATTGCAGGAAGCAAACCTGAGCCGGAGCCAGAAGAAAAATAA
- a CDS encoding HK97-gp10 family putative phage morphogenesis protein, which yields MVKGLQIKGLRALDQKLARNIQMKEVRQIIRTNGAEMNETAQRKAPVDTSFLRRSINFSMLDSGFTAMSMAGADYAGYVEWGTRFMSAQPYMKPAFISQKVRFLTDLRRLVG from the coding sequence ATGGTTAAAGGGCTACAAATTAAAGGACTTCGAGCACTGGATCAAAAACTTGCTAGAAACATTCAGATGAAGGAAGTTCGTCAGATTATTAGAACAAACGGCGCAGAAATGAACGAAACCGCACAAAGAAAAGCCCCGGTTGACACTAGCTTCTTAAGACGCTCAATTAATTTTAGTATGTTGGATAGCGGTTTTACAGCTATGTCGATGGCAGGGGCTGACTATGCAGGGTATGTGGAATGGGGAACCCGATTTATGTCCGCCCAGCCATATATGAAACCGGCATTCATCAGTCAGAAGGTTCGTTTTCTAACTGATTTAAGGAGGCTTGTAGGATGA